One Paracidovorax avenae ATCC 19860 genomic region harbors:
- a CDS encoding dihydrofolate reductase family protein, translated as MPTITAHVFIAISLDGYIARNDGDIDWLLQRDDPVEDHGYPAFIADKGAIVMGRGSYEKALTLDPWPYDRPVVVLSRQLVGAAVPEALEGKVRFSSRTPREEMQELARQGVHRVYVDGGQVVQSFLRDGLIADMVITTIPVLIGSGRPLFGALSRDIGLKLVSSRSFPSGLVQSTYQLAP; from the coding sequence ATGCCAACGATCACCGCTCACGTTTTCATAGCCATCAGCCTGGACGGCTACATTGCCCGGAACGATGGAGACATCGACTGGCTGTTGCAGCGCGATGATCCGGTAGAGGACCATGGCTACCCGGCGTTCATTGCGGACAAAGGCGCGATCGTGATGGGGCGCGGCAGTTATGAGAAAGCACTGACCCTGGACCCGTGGCCTTACGACCGACCTGTCGTGGTGCTGTCCAGGCAGCTGGTCGGTGCCGCTGTTCCCGAGGCGTTGGAGGGCAAGGTCCGGTTCTCCAGTCGAACGCCCAGAGAAGAGATGCAGGAGCTGGCTCGGCAGGGCGTGCACCGGGTGTACGTCGATGGCGGCCAGGTGGTGCAGTCGTTTCTGCGCGACGGGCTGATTGCCGACATGGTGATCACCACCATCCCCGTGCTGATCGGATCGGGCAGGCCACTGTTCGGTGCGCTATCCCGTGACATCGGTCTGAAGCTGGTGTCCAGCCGCAGCTTCCCTTCGGGTTTGGTGCAATCCACCTACCAGCTGGCGCCATGA
- a CDS encoding LysR family transcriptional regulator, whose product MALTRYTLRQLEAFVAVAEHRSFSEAAQRLRLTAQAVSQLVAELEAVLGFRLFDRTTRRVSLSSAGQDFLGPADTVLRHVRAADSAASDVRNRAAGIVRVGAPLVLASAAIPAAILAYQAQRPRVVVRVKDLSVDHLVDAVLAGDVDLAVGPDRPSGEGVRRVPMFDSLWVLWCAPTHPLARHSPLRWDDLRGHALVAAGRDHERSVAQMHVNAPQDDRVVPVDVVDNISTALGIAAQGLAATLAPAYVAVMARPLGLVMRRVVEPETVRKVCLYRPLARTLSPAAEGFAEHLEQWLPRWPSAAGDS is encoded by the coding sequence GTGGCCCTGACCCGATACACCCTGCGCCAGCTCGAAGCCTTCGTCGCCGTGGCGGAACACCGCAGCTTTTCCGAAGCGGCCCAGCGCCTCAGGCTGACGGCCCAGGCCGTCAGCCAGCTGGTGGCCGAACTGGAGGCCGTGCTCGGTTTCCGCCTGTTCGACCGCACCACGCGCCGGGTCAGCCTGTCCAGCGCGGGACAGGACTTCCTCGGCCCGGCGGACACCGTGCTGCGCCACGTCCGGGCGGCCGACAGCGCGGCGTCGGACGTGCGCAACCGGGCTGCGGGCATCGTGCGCGTGGGGGCCCCGCTGGTGCTGGCCAGCGCCGCCATCCCGGCGGCCATCCTTGCGTACCAGGCGCAACGGCCCCGCGTGGTCGTGCGCGTGAAAGACCTGTCCGTCGATCACCTGGTGGACGCCGTGCTGGCCGGCGACGTGGATCTGGCCGTGGGCCCCGACCGGCCCTCCGGCGAGGGCGTGCGGCGCGTGCCGATGTTCGACAGCCTGTGGGTGCTGTGGTGCGCGCCGACGCATCCGCTCGCCCGGCATTCGCCGTTGCGGTGGGACGATCTGCGCGGACACGCGCTCGTGGCGGCCGGGCGCGACCACGAGCGCAGCGTCGCGCAGATGCACGTGAACGCGCCCCAGGACGACCGCGTGGTGCCGGTGGACGTCGTGGACAACATCTCCACGGCGCTGGGCATCGCGGCCCAGGGCCTCGCCGCCACGCTCGCCCCGGCCTACGTCGCGGTGATGGCGCGGCCGCTCGGCCTGGTCATGCGCCGCGTGGTCGAGCCCGAGACCGTGCGCAAGGTCTGCCTGTACCGGCCGCTCGCGCGCACGCTGTCGCCGGCGGCGGAGGGCTTCGCCGAGCACCTCGAGCAGTGGCTGCCCCGCTGGCCGTCCGCGGCCGGGGATTCCTGA
- a CDS encoding FAD-binding oxidoreductase has product MQAELNELRQAFAGRLLVDEADKAPFLTDWRRKWTGQALAVAQPDSAADVAAVVRWCAQHRIAVVPQGGNTGLSGGATPDTSGRTLVLSLTRLNKVRAIDTINNTLTVEAGVTLQQVQDAAREAGRLFPLSLAAEGTCTIGGNLASNAGGVQVLRYGNARELCLGIEAVTAQGELWDGLRGLRKDNTGYDLRDLFIGSEGTLGVITAAVLKLHPLPAAQVAAFVAVPDPAAALQLLQLAQSRLGAGLTAFELMSDTCIALVEKHVDSARLPLAERSPWYVLLEVSDNVDEAHASAAIEGLLEAALEQELATDAALSATLAQFQALWALREDISESQGAEGRTIKHDIALPISRIADFIDTTGTEIARRWPGERLVVFGHLGDGNLHYNLSPAADRLGAEHRAAFEALEQPINQCVHDAVAAHGGSISAEHGLGVLRRDEAARHKSPVELRLMQAVKAALDPHGLMNPGKLLPPNQEHSE; this is encoded by the coding sequence ATGCAGGCCGAACTGAACGAACTGCGCCAGGCCTTCGCCGGCCGCCTGCTGGTGGACGAGGCGGACAAGGCCCCCTTTCTGACCGACTGGCGCCGCAAGTGGACCGGCCAGGCCCTGGCCGTGGCCCAGCCCGACAGCGCCGCCGACGTGGCGGCCGTCGTGCGCTGGTGCGCCCAGCACCGCATCGCCGTGGTGCCGCAGGGCGGCAATACTGGCCTGTCGGGCGGCGCCACGCCCGACACGTCGGGCCGCACGCTGGTGCTGTCGCTAACGCGCCTGAACAAGGTGCGCGCCATCGACACCATCAACAACACACTGACGGTGGAAGCCGGCGTCACGCTGCAGCAGGTGCAGGACGCCGCACGCGAAGCCGGCCGGCTGTTCCCGCTGAGCCTGGCCGCCGAAGGCACGTGCACCATCGGCGGCAACCTGGCGAGCAATGCCGGCGGCGTGCAGGTGCTGCGCTACGGCAACGCCCGCGAGTTGTGCCTGGGCATCGAAGCCGTGACGGCGCAGGGCGAGCTGTGGGACGGCCTGCGCGGCCTGCGCAAGGACAACACGGGCTACGACCTGCGCGACCTGTTCATCGGCAGCGAAGGCACGCTGGGCGTGATCACCGCCGCTGTGCTGAAGCTGCACCCGTTGCCAGCCGCGCAGGTGGCCGCCTTCGTCGCGGTGCCCGATCCGGCCGCCGCATTGCAACTGCTGCAACTGGCCCAGTCGCGCCTGGGCGCCGGGCTGACGGCCTTCGAGCTGATGAGCGACACCTGCATCGCGCTGGTGGAAAAGCATGTGGACAGCGCGCGCCTGCCGCTGGCCGAGCGCTCGCCCTGGTACGTGCTGCTGGAAGTCAGCGACAACGTGGACGAGGCCCATGCCAGCGCCGCCATCGAAGGCCTGCTGGAGGCCGCGCTGGAGCAGGAACTGGCCACCGATGCGGCCTTGTCCGCCACACTGGCCCAGTTCCAGGCCCTGTGGGCGCTGCGCGAGGACATCTCCGAATCGCAGGGCGCGGAGGGCCGCACCATCAAGCACGACATCGCGCTGCCGATCTCGCGCATCGCCGACTTCATCGACACCACGGGCACGGAGATCGCGCGCCGCTGGCCGGGCGAGCGGCTGGTCGTCTTCGGCCACCTGGGCGACGGCAACCTGCACTACAACCTCTCGCCCGCCGCCGACCGGCTGGGCGCGGAGCACCGGGCCGCCTTCGAGGCACTCGAACAACCCATCAACCAGTGCGTGCACGACGCGGTCGCGGCCCATGGCGGCTCGATCTCGGCGGAGCACGGGCTGGGCGTGCTGCGCCGCGACGAGGCCGCGCGCCACAAGTCGCCCGTGGAGCTGCGCCTGATGCAGGCCGTCAAGGCCGCTCTCGACCCCCACGGCCTCATGAATCCCGGCAAGTTGCTGCCACCCAACCAGGAGCATTCCGAATGA
- a CDS encoding aldehyde dehydrogenase, with amino-acid sequence MTTSLLDVAGVKVSPDHYIDGRRVPSATTFELFSPIDQQRLGRIAEGLEDHTEAAIQAAQRAFPAWSALTAAERLPCLERFAEEIGKRADDFCRLESTDAGVLLSRMRHGVVPRAMLNIRWFAQHALELQNRPIDTEQAHHIVRHDPAGVVVIITPWNAPLMLSTWKLGPALAAGNTCVLKPPEWAPLTCSLLADCADAAGLPPGVFNVVQGTGASTGARLVGDARIARISFTGSVPTARSIAQAAGANLVPCSLELGGKSPFIVLEDADLDGAAATGALMYRNAGQVCLAGTRFLVHEKVAERFIATMRSHVEKLNVGDPRDEATEVGPIIHPRQVERVEGFVQRAVAAGAELLWGGERHGFGAQYFKPTMVTKVKQDSEIVQNEVFGPVLTLQTFASDEEAIELANGTDYGLGGVCYGETGHATEIARQVRTGFIWVNSFGIRDLAAPFGGIKRSGVGREGGDWSFEFFCDIKDVVVPKKPFKASFSHR; translated from the coding sequence ATGACCACTTCCCTGCTGGACGTGGCGGGCGTCAAGGTCTCGCCCGACCACTACATCGACGGCCGCCGCGTACCCTCTGCCACCACTTTCGAGCTGTTCAGCCCCATCGACCAGCAGCGGCTGGGCCGCATCGCTGAAGGCCTCGAAGACCACACCGAGGCCGCCATCCAGGCCGCCCAGCGCGCCTTCCCGGCCTGGAGCGCCCTGACCGCGGCCGAGCGCCTGCCCTGCCTGGAGCGCTTCGCCGAGGAGATCGGCAAGCGCGCCGACGACTTCTGCCGGCTGGAGAGCACCGATGCAGGCGTGCTGCTCTCGCGCATGCGGCACGGCGTGGTGCCGCGCGCCATGCTCAACATCCGCTGGTTCGCCCAGCATGCGCTGGAGCTGCAGAACCGGCCCATCGACACCGAGCAGGCCCACCACATCGTGCGCCACGACCCGGCCGGCGTGGTGGTGATCATCACGCCGTGGAACGCGCCGCTGATGCTCTCCACCTGGAAGCTGGGCCCGGCCCTGGCCGCGGGCAACACCTGCGTGCTGAAGCCGCCGGAGTGGGCGCCGCTCACCTGCTCGCTGCTGGCCGACTGCGCCGACGCGGCCGGCCTGCCGCCGGGCGTGTTCAACGTGGTGCAGGGCACGGGCGCCAGCACCGGCGCACGGCTGGTGGGCGATGCACGCATCGCACGCATCTCCTTCACGGGCAGCGTGCCCACGGCCAGGTCCATCGCGCAGGCCGCCGGCGCGAACCTCGTGCCCTGCAGCCTGGAGCTGGGCGGCAAGAGCCCCTTCATCGTGCTGGAAGATGCCGACCTGGATGGTGCCGCGGCCACCGGCGCGCTGATGTACCGTAATGCCGGCCAGGTCTGCCTGGCGGGGACGCGCTTCCTGGTGCACGAGAAGGTGGCCGAGCGCTTCATCGCCACGATGCGCAGCCACGTCGAGAAGCTCAACGTGGGCGACCCGCGCGACGAGGCCACCGAGGTGGGTCCCATCATCCATCCGCGCCAGGTGGAGCGCGTCGAAGGCTTCGTCCAGCGCGCCGTCGCGGCCGGCGCCGAGCTGCTGTGGGGCGGCGAGCGCCACGGCTTCGGCGCCCAGTACTTCAAGCCGACCATGGTCACGAAGGTGAAGCAGGACAGCGAGATCGTGCAGAACGAGGTCTTCGGCCCGGTGCTCACGCTGCAGACCTTCGCCAGCGACGAAGAGGCCATCGAACTGGCCAACGGTACCGATTACGGCCTGGGCGGCGTCTGCTACGGCGAGACCGGGCACGCCACCGAGATCGCCAGGCAGGTGCGCACCGGCTTCATCTGGGTCAACAGCTTCGGCATCCGCGACCTGGCCGCGCCCTTCGGCGGCATCAAGCGCTCCGGCGTGGGCCGCGAAGGCGGCGACTGGAGCTTCGAGTTTTTCTGCGACATCAAGGACGTCGTGGTTCCCAAGAAGCCGTTCAAGGCGAGCTTCAGCCACCGTTGA
- the hpaH gene encoding 2-oxo-hept-4-ene-1,7-dioate hydratase: protein MTDAHAHHRALARELIEAERSRQPVEHFSKRLPGMTIADSYAIQREWTALKLAAGDTIVGRKIGLTSRAMQIASQITEPDYGVLLQSMVIDNGTEVEAARFLVPRLEVEFAFILAKPLRGPNATLFDVLNATDYVIPALELIDARIEQFDRVTKAPRKVLDTIADNAASAGIVMGGRPMRPDQVDWRWAGALLFKNGVIEESGLGAAVLNHPGNGVAWLANKLAPHGDGLEAGQIVLGGSFTRPVHCAAGDTFHADYGPLGAISLKFV from the coding sequence ATGACCGACGCACACGCGCACCACCGCGCGCTGGCCCGTGAACTCATCGAGGCCGAGCGCAGCCGCCAGCCCGTGGAGCACTTCAGCAAGCGCCTGCCCGGCATGACCATTGCCGACAGCTACGCCATCCAGCGTGAATGGACGGCGCTCAAGCTGGCAGCGGGCGACACCATCGTGGGCCGCAAGATCGGCCTGACATCGCGGGCCATGCAGATCGCCTCGCAGATCACCGAACCCGACTACGGCGTGCTGCTGCAAAGCATGGTGATCGACAACGGCACCGAGGTGGAAGCCGCGCGCTTCCTCGTGCCGCGGCTCGAAGTCGAATTCGCCTTCATCCTCGCCAAACCGCTGCGCGGGCCCAACGCCACGCTGTTCGACGTGCTCAACGCCACCGACTACGTGATCCCGGCGCTGGAGCTGATCGACGCGCGCATCGAGCAGTTCGACCGCGTGACCAAGGCGCCGCGCAAGGTGCTGGACACCATCGCCGACAACGCCGCCAGCGCCGGCATCGTGATGGGCGGCCGGCCGATGCGGCCCGACCAGGTGGACTGGCGCTGGGCCGGTGCGCTGCTCTTCAAGAATGGCGTGATCGAGGAATCGGGCCTGGGCGCCGCGGTGCTCAACCACCCGGGCAACGGCGTGGCCTGGCTGGCCAACAAGCTGGCGCCGCACGGCGACGGGCTGGAGGCCGGGCAGATCGTGCTGGGCGGCTCCTTCACGCGGCCGGTGCATTGCGCGGCGGGCGACACCTTCCATGCGGACTACGGCCCGCTCGGCGCCATCTCCCTGAAGTTCGTCTGA
- a CDS encoding CmpA/NrtA family ABC transporter substrate-binding protein has translation MTDLSKTSLHRRTVLQAAAVGAAGVSPALRSLVHAAGSDAPEKKEVKIGFIPLTDCASVVMASVLGIDQKYGVKIIPSKEASWAGVRDKLVNGELDFAHVLYGLVYGVHLGVGGPKKDMAVLMTLNNNGQAITLSRKLAEKGAVNGASLAKLMATEKREYTFAQTFPTGTHAMWLYYWLAANGIDPMKGAKVITVPPPQMVANMRVGNMDGFCVGEPWNHRAIMDGIGITATTTQAIWKDHPEKVLGTTSEFVQKYPNTARAVTAAILEAGRWIDESLANKNKMAETIAGKAYVNTGVDAINQRILGRYQDGLGKTWDDPDYMKFYNDGAVNFPYLSDGMWFLTQHKRWGLIKDHPDYLGVAKSINRIDLYKQAAAAAKAPLPKSDMRTSKLVDGIVWDGKDPAKYADGFKIKA, from the coding sequence ATGACCGATCTCTCGAAAACCAGCCTCCACCGCCGCACCGTGCTGCAGGCCGCCGCGGTGGGCGCCGCGGGCGTGAGCCCGGCGCTGCGCTCCCTGGTGCATGCCGCGGGCTCCGATGCGCCCGAGAAGAAGGAAGTGAAGATCGGCTTCATCCCGCTCACGGACTGCGCCAGCGTGGTGATGGCCTCGGTGCTGGGCATCGACCAGAAGTACGGCGTGAAGATCATCCCCAGCAAGGAAGCCAGCTGGGCGGGTGTGCGCGACAAGCTGGTGAACGGCGAACTGGACTTCGCCCACGTGCTCTACGGCCTCGTCTATGGCGTGCACCTGGGCGTGGGCGGCCCCAAGAAGGACATGGCCGTGCTCATGACCCTCAACAACAACGGCCAGGCGATCACGCTCTCCAGGAAGCTCGCAGAGAAGGGCGCCGTGAACGGCGCCTCGCTCGCCAAGCTGATGGCCACGGAAAAACGCGAATACACCTTCGCGCAGACCTTCCCCACCGGCACGCACGCGATGTGGCTCTACTACTGGCTGGCGGCCAACGGCATCGACCCGATGAAGGGCGCCAAGGTGATCACCGTGCCGCCGCCGCAGATGGTGGCCAACATGCGCGTGGGCAACATGGACGGCTTCTGCGTGGGCGAGCCCTGGAACCACCGCGCCATCATGGACGGCATCGGCATCACCGCCACCACCACCCAGGCGATCTGGAAGGACCATCCCGAGAAGGTGCTCGGCACCACGTCGGAGTTCGTGCAGAAGTACCCCAACACGGCCCGCGCCGTGACCGCAGCCATCCTGGAGGCCGGCCGCTGGATCGACGAAAGCCTGGCCAACAAGAACAAGATGGCCGAGACCATCGCCGGCAAGGCCTACGTGAACACCGGCGTGGACGCCATCAACCAGCGCATCCTGGGCCGCTACCAGGACGGCCTGGGCAAGACCTGGGACGACCCGGACTACATGAAGTTCTACAACGACGGCGCGGTGAACTTCCCGTACCTGTCGGACGGCATGTGGTTCCTCACCCAGCACAAGCGCTGGGGGCTGATCAAGGACCACCCCGACTACCTCGGCGTCGCGAAGTCCATCAACCGCATCGACCTCTACAAGCAGGCCGCCGCGGCCGCCAAGGCCCCGCTGCCCAAGAGCGACATGCGCACCAGCAAGCTGGTGGACGGCATCGTCTGGGACGGCAAGGACCCCGCGAAATACGCGGACGGTTTCAAGATCAAGGCCTGA
- a CDS encoding MFS transporter, with protein MTATTADPAQPAHLPSPTATATVAPTTQDSTPHGFLLAIVGGAAFAHLLNDMIQAMLPSIFPMLKANFSLSFGQIGIIALVYQVTASLLQPWIGFYTDKHPKPYLLPAGMCMTLLGIALLAMAHSYPMLLVAAAVVGVGSATFHPEASRIARLASGGRFGTAQSTFQVGGNTGTAIGPLLTAAIVIPHGQPAVAWFMVAALLAIFVLYRLTTWVRHHGAAKARGLARGGSEGLDRAGVVRAVAVICVLMFAKFVYIASFTNYFTFYLIERFHVGVQTSQMFLFLFLAAVAAGTFAGGPVGDRIGRKAVIWISFLGVAPFALALPHVGLAWTAVFAVVIGLVMSSAFAALVVYAQEAVPGRVGLVSGLMFGLMFGIGGIGAAGLGDLADIHGIVWVYGVTSFLPLLGLATAFLPDTRRKARVS; from the coding sequence ATGACCGCTACGACCGCAGATCCCGCGCAGCCCGCGCACCTCCCCTCGCCCACCGCCACTGCCACTGTCGCCCCAACCACGCAGGACTCCACCCCCCACGGCTTCCTGCTCGCCATCGTCGGCGGCGCAGCCTTCGCCCACCTGCTCAACGACATGATCCAGGCGATGCTGCCGTCGATCTTCCCGATGCTGAAGGCGAATTTCTCGCTGAGCTTCGGGCAGATCGGGATCATCGCGCTGGTCTACCAGGTGACGGCGTCGCTGCTGCAGCCCTGGATCGGTTTCTACACCGACAAACATCCCAAGCCCTACCTGCTGCCGGCGGGCATGTGCATGACGCTGCTGGGCATCGCGCTGCTGGCGATGGCGCACAGCTATCCGATGCTCCTGGTCGCGGCGGCGGTGGTGGGCGTGGGTTCGGCCACGTTCCATCCGGAGGCTTCGCGCATCGCGCGGCTGGCGTCGGGCGGGCGGTTCGGCACGGCGCAGTCCACGTTCCAGGTGGGCGGCAACACGGGCACGGCGATCGGGCCGCTGCTGACGGCGGCGATCGTGATCCCGCACGGGCAACCGGCGGTCGCGTGGTTCATGGTGGCGGCGCTGCTGGCGATCTTCGTGCTGTACCGGCTCACGACGTGGGTGCGGCACCATGGGGCCGCGAAGGCCCGGGGGCTGGCGCGCGGCGGCAGCGAGGGGCTGGACCGGGCCGGCGTGGTGCGCGCCGTGGCCGTGATCTGCGTGCTGATGTTCGCGAAGTTCGTCTATATCGCGTCGTTCACCAACTACTTCACGTTCTACCTGATCGAGCGCTTCCACGTGGGGGTGCAGACGAGCCAGATGTTCCTGTTTTTGTTCCTCGCGGCGGTGGCGGCGGGTACGTTCGCGGGTGGGCCGGTGGGCGACCGCATCGGCCGCAAGGCGGTGATCTGGATATCGTTCCTGGGCGTGGCGCCGTTCGCGCTGGCGCTGCCGCATGTGGGCCTGGCGTGGACGGCGGTGTTCGCCGTCGTGATCGGGCTGGTGATGTCTTCCGCCTTCGCCGCGCTGGTGGTGTATGCGCAGGAGGCCGTGCCAGGCCGCGTGGGGCTGGTGTCCGGCCTGATGTTCGGGTTGATGTTCGGCATCGGCGGGATCGGCGCGGCCGGGCTGGGTGACCTGGCGGACATCCACGGCATCGTGTGGGTGTACGGCGTGACGTCGTTCCTGCCGCTGCTGGGGCTGGCGACGGCGTTCCTGCCCGATACGCGCCGCAAGGCACGGGTTTCCTGA
- the ntrB gene encoding nitrate ABC transporter permease: MVSAVFHAPPEPATAATAAHSAPAPSSPAPTMKTASPPAPAAPAAAVPAPRDTAAALRRFWLAVLPPACGIGLLLVVWAIVSTTTGGSIPNPADTWKQAVEIFSDPFYRNGPNDQGVGWNVLASLERVAVGFGLAAVVGIPAGFVIGRFTFLSRMFNPLISLLRPVSPLAWLPIGLLVFKGANPAAIWTIFICSIWPMIINTAVGVQRVPQDYMNVARVLNLSEWKIATTILFPSVLPYMLTGVRLAVGTAWLVIVAAEMLTGGVGIGFWVWDEWNNLNVKNILIAIFVIGIVGLLLEYALVKLATAFSFEEVKA; encoded by the coding sequence ATGGTCAGCGCCGTCTTCCATGCTCCCCCGGAGCCCGCCACCGCAGCCACCGCCGCGCATTCCGCCCCGGCCCCCTCCTCCCCCGCACCCACAATGAAGACCGCCTCCCCGCCCGCCCCCGCAGCACCCGCCGCTGCCGTCCCGGCACCGCGCGACACCGCCGCCGCCCTGCGCCGTTTCTGGCTCGCGGTGCTGCCGCCCGCCTGCGGCATCGGCCTGCTGCTGGTGGTGTGGGCCATCGTCTCCACCACCACGGGCGGGAGCATTCCCAACCCGGCCGACACCTGGAAGCAGGCCGTGGAGATCTTCAGCGACCCGTTCTACCGCAACGGCCCCAACGACCAGGGCGTGGGCTGGAACGTGCTGGCCTCGCTCGAGCGCGTAGCCGTCGGCTTCGGCCTCGCCGCCGTGGTGGGCATCCCGGCCGGCTTCGTGATCGGGCGCTTCACCTTCCTCTCGCGCATGTTCAACCCGCTCATCAGCCTGCTGCGCCCGGTCTCGCCGCTGGCCTGGCTGCCGATCGGCCTGCTGGTCTTCAAGGGCGCGAACCCCGCGGCCATCTGGACCATCTTCATCTGCTCCATCTGGCCGATGATCATCAACACCGCCGTGGGCGTGCAGCGCGTGCCGCAGGACTACATGAACGTGGCCCGCGTGCTGAATCTCTCCGAATGGAAGATCGCCACCACCATCCTCTTCCCCTCGGTGCTGCCCTACATGCTCACCGGCGTGCGCCTGGCCGTCGGCACCGCGTGGCTGGTGATCGTCGCCGCCGAGATGCTGACCGGCGGCGTGGGCATCGGCTTCTGGGTGTGGGACGAGTGGAACAACCTGAACGTCAAGAACATCCTGATCGCGATCTTCGTGATCGGCATCGTCGGCCTGCTGCTCGAATACGCCCTCGTCAAGCTCGCCACGGCCTTCTCGTTCGAAGAGGTCAAGGCCTGA
- a CDS encoding ABC transporter ATP-binding protein, producing the protein MHASLNTKFIEIQGVEQTFKTTKGLFPALRGIDLAIAKGEFVSLIGHSGCGKSTLLNLIAGLATPTAGALICANKEIKGPGPDRAVVFQNHSLLPWLTCEGNVYLAVERVFGATESKARLKERTAAALALVGLSHAAHKRPGEISGGMKQRVGIARALSMEPQVLLMDEPFGALDALTRAKLQDELLEIVARTQSTVVMVTHDVDEAVLLSDKIVMLTNGPAATIGEVLAVEIPRPRSRVQLAEDAVYLQCRKAVIDFLYTRQGHVEKAA; encoded by the coding sequence ATGCATGCCTCCCTCAACACCAAGTTCATCGAAATCCAGGGCGTGGAGCAGACCTTCAAGACCACCAAGGGCCTGTTCCCCGCGCTGCGCGGCATCGACCTGGCGATCGCCAAGGGCGAGTTCGTCTCGCTTATCGGGCACTCGGGCTGCGGCAAATCCACCCTGCTGAACCTGATCGCGGGCCTGGCCACGCCCACGGCCGGCGCGCTGATCTGCGCCAACAAGGAAATCAAGGGCCCGGGTCCGGATCGCGCGGTCGTCTTCCAGAACCACTCCCTGCTGCCCTGGCTGACCTGCGAAGGCAACGTGTACCTGGCCGTGGAGCGCGTGTTCGGCGCCACCGAATCCAAGGCGCGCCTGAAGGAGCGCACCGCCGCCGCCCTGGCGCTGGTGGGCCTGAGCCACGCCGCGCACAAGCGCCCCGGCGAAATCTCCGGCGGCATGAAACAGCGCGTGGGCATCGCCCGGGCGCTGTCGATGGAGCCCCAGGTGCTGCTGATGGACGAACCCTTCGGCGCCCTGGACGCGCTCACCCGCGCCAAGCTGCAGGACGAGCTGCTGGAGATCGTGGCGCGCACGCAGAGCACCGTGGTGATGGTGACCCACGACGTGGACGAGGCCGTGCTGCTCTCCGACAAGATCGTGATGCTGACCAATGGGCCGGCGGCCACCATCGGCGAGGTGCTGGCGGTGGAGATTCCGCGGCCGCGCAGCCGGGTGCAACTGGCGGAGGATGCGGTGTACCTGCAGTGCCGGAAGGCGGTGATCGATTTTCTGTACACGCGGCAGGGGCATGTGGAGAAGGCGGCTTGA
- a CDS encoding TetR/AcrR family transcriptional regulator: MTRPRGRPTHGKGMTRDDVLAAALQLLDESGGHGLTLRTLAARLGVTPMSLYHHVGDHAGLLRALSDRVYAEVMAAVDELPDRRTEIQELLFRYYRAVGRHPQLTLAIFTTPEAFAGVTRQITDRLTTLLAGLTAEPVLWRDILVDHAHGSGLALASVRHEQAEALQEQYRLALDRLLNHLVEKERAGTHGHVSPLASHMHDPVPIPRDKR; the protein is encoded by the coding sequence ATGACCCGCCCGCGCGGGCGCCCGACGCACGGGAAGGGAATGACGCGAGACGACGTCCTCGCCGCCGCCCTGCAGCTGCTGGATGAAAGTGGAGGTCACGGCTTGACGCTTCGCACCCTGGCCGCACGGCTGGGCGTCACGCCGATGAGCCTTTACCACCACGTTGGCGACCATGCCGGGTTGCTGCGCGCGCTGTCGGACCGGGTGTACGCGGAAGTCATGGCCGCGGTGGACGAGTTGCCGGACCGTCGGACAGAAATCCAGGAACTACTCTTTCGCTACTACCGTGCCGTGGGCCGCCATCCGCAGCTCACACTGGCGATCTTCACGACGCCGGAAGCCTTTGCAGGGGTGACCCGCCAGATCACCGATCGTCTGACAACCTTGCTTGCAGGGCTCACGGCCGAGCCCGTCCTGTGGCGTGACATTCTGGTTGACCATGCCCATGGCAGTGGCCTGGCCCTGGCCTCCGTGAGACATGAGCAGGCTGAGGCACTGCAGGAGCAATATCGACTGGCCCTCGATCGCTTGCTCAATCACCTGGTGGAAAAGGAACGGGCCGGCACACATGGGCACGTGTCGCCGTTGGCTAGTCATATGCACGATCCTGTTCCTATCCCCAGAGATAAGCGATAG